One region of Priestia megaterium genomic DNA includes:
- a CDS encoding suppressor of fused domain protein: MSLFLKWKQKKQEKEVERVLEESISKRKDYWNTIGHVDGDVLTHLLNPMFFGGPAWPSGRQTFIRVQKTETVILASDGLSDPFQLPEEKSQRQGKGLEFYIECDDESLRGPLSDIQDHWAFDLLYQMSQNAAAHPNMLELFMKHDVLSIEFTDLDVPPHFVNKNGDIGVLLGVQSPSVSASLSLPYESIKLISMKLLTPNELDYVREQGAQGRRQLAETFQLSKSYHITMTKRESLI; the protein is encoded by the coding sequence TTGTCATTATTTTTAAAGTGGAAGCAAAAGAAGCAGGAAAAAGAAGTAGAGCGTGTTCTTGAGGAATCAATCTCAAAAAGAAAAGACTACTGGAACACAATTGGACATGTAGACGGAGACGTATTAACTCATTTGTTAAATCCCATGTTTTTTGGCGGGCCTGCTTGGCCGTCTGGACGTCAAACTTTTATTCGTGTTCAAAAAACAGAGACGGTTATTTTAGCAAGCGACGGCTTGTCCGATCCGTTTCAACTACCTGAAGAAAAGAGCCAAAGACAAGGAAAGGGATTAGAATTCTATATCGAATGCGATGATGAATCTCTTCGCGGACCTTTATCGGATATCCAGGATCACTGGGCATTTGACCTTCTTTATCAAATGAGTCAAAATGCTGCCGCTCACCCTAATATGCTAGAACTATTCATGAAACATGATGTTCTTTCAATTGAATTTACGGATTTGGACGTACCCCCTCATTTTGTAAATAAAAATGGAGATATTGGTGTATTGCTAGGAGTTCAGTCTCCTTCTGTTTCAGCTAGCCTCTCTTTACCTTACGAATCTATTAAACTGATTAGCATGAAGCTTCTTACACCAAACGAATTAGATTATGTGCGCGAACAAGGAGCGCAAGGACGCAGGCAGCTCGCTGAAACATTTCAGCTGTCAAAAAGCTATCATATTACCATGACTAAAAGAGAGTCTCTTATTTAA
- a CDS encoding YdbC family protein — MLTKIVKCSIPTDKKASFSYTQQHWAALAHVNGFIGQLGGWNVEDETDACILALWEDGTTYQEFMKHTHDSIFYKSKQDQTYTNLDVSTSDPSYFIGARYNYYRSSAIESRYLVKTEIEVDFYDKEDIHEMVKSLINPSYRCLSHVVSPIEHSKLVIFSLYGSACPQKTIDTFVHPNVLNASQYIYQLEKNWNVLSN, encoded by the coding sequence ATGTTGACAAAAATTGTGAAATGCAGCATACCGACTGATAAAAAAGCATCTTTTTCATATACGCAACAGCATTGGGCTGCTCTTGCACACGTGAATGGTTTCATTGGCCAATTAGGGGGTTGGAACGTGGAAGATGAAACAGATGCTTGTATTCTAGCTCTGTGGGAAGATGGAACAACTTATCAAGAATTCATGAAGCATACTCATGATTCTATTTTTTATAAAAGCAAGCAGGATCAAACATATACGAATTTGGACGTTTCAACATCAGATCCGTCCTACTTCATCGGAGCACGCTACAATTATTATAGAAGCAGCGCCATTGAAAGCCGTTATTTAGTAAAGACGGAAATTGAAGTCGATTTTTACGACAAAGAAGATATTCATGAGATGGTAAAAAGCTTGATAAATCCTTCTTATCGCTGTTTATCTCACGTTGTATCACCAATCGAGCATAGCAAGCTTGTCATTTTTTCATTATACGGATCTGCTTGTCCGCAAAAAACAATTGATACTTTCGTTCATCCAAATGTACTGAACGCGTCTCAATACATATATCAATTAGAGAAAAATTGGAACGTTCTTTCCAATTAA
- a CDS encoding acyltransferase family protein, with amino-acid sequence MSKHHSWLDALKGLCILTVVAGHSGSPFFHHYFFWFHMPLFFMISGYLFHPRSRIQEVREWILKKWMRLLIPYFSFGLLIAALIFVQTFNVREVLLNIYHLCIGGRTLGYYYGVFWFVTCLFLTHLVFAYAALLIKRKSSMVLFLALCYFIAHIYVSFPFLQQKNIIWSANSVLLSICYYAIGYYSRQAFSFVERKSTVILSSLIILLIVVLEKLNVLSYTLDIKANVYTWLLDLIIPLCAASILVYISKKMSLTKWSKPFEYVGKSSFTIMFLHVPVTILIEKYTGISTVFLYIVMGTLIPLICHVLLKQFLLTNALFLGAFPIPKKDSGQTLPVSK; translated from the coding sequence ATGAGCAAACACCATTCATGGCTAGATGCGCTAAAAGGATTATGTATTCTTACAGTAGTGGCAGGGCATTCTGGCAGCCCTTTTTTTCATCATTATTTCTTTTGGTTTCACATGCCTCTCTTTTTTATGATTAGCGGCTATCTGTTTCACCCACGTTCTAGAATACAAGAAGTACGAGAATGGATTTTAAAAAAATGGATGCGTTTACTTATCCCTTATTTTTCATTTGGCCTGTTAATAGCAGCCCTTATTTTTGTTCAAACATTTAACGTTCGGGAAGTGTTACTAAACATCTACCATTTATGTATTGGCGGGAGAACTCTCGGATACTATTACGGTGTTTTTTGGTTTGTCACTTGTTTATTCTTAACTCACCTTGTTTTTGCCTATGCAGCTCTACTGATTAAAAGAAAAAGCTCAATGGTTCTTTTCTTAGCTCTATGCTATTTCATCGCTCATATTTATGTCAGCTTTCCATTTCTTCAGCAAAAAAACATTATATGGAGCGCCAATTCCGTTTTGCTATCCATTTGTTATTACGCAATTGGATATTACAGCAGACAAGCTTTTTCGTTTGTTGAGAGAAAAAGCACCGTAATTCTGAGCAGCTTGATCATTTTATTGATTGTAGTTTTAGAAAAGCTCAACGTTCTTTCTTATACATTAGATATTAAAGCAAACGTTTATACATGGCTGCTTGATTTGATTATTCCTCTTTGCGCGGCAAGCATTCTTGTATATATAAGCAAAAAAATGAGCTTAACAAAGTGGAGTAAGCCTTTTGAATACGTGGGGAAATCCTCGTTTACCATTATGTTTTTGCACGTACCGGTTACTATTTTAATAGAAAAATACACCGGCATATCTACCGTCTTTTTATACATAGTAATGGGAACATTGATTCCTTTAATATGTCATGTATTGTTGAAACAATTTCTTCTTACAAACGCATTATTTTTAGGTGCGTTTCCTATTCCGAAAAAGGACAGTGGACAAACACTTCCAGTTTCGAAATAA
- a CDS encoding class I SAM-dependent methyltransferase: protein MKNNVKEKFNAHASQYDEQRRKLIPCFFDFYSIPVSLLHFSNKPLRVLDIGAGTGLFSSFVKEKYPDAHFTLIDVSDQMLEKAKERFKNEQHMEFIVSDITSYEFEHSFDIVISSLAIHHLEDEQKQKLYGQIHNLLHTGGIFINADQVLGHSSIIEELYKKDWSERIAASGLTHEQIKAAHERTKLDKMATLHDQLNWLTASGFSTVDCIYKFFNFVVMYAQK from the coding sequence ATGAAAAATAACGTGAAAGAAAAATTTAATGCCCATGCTTCTCAGTATGATGAGCAGCGCCGCAAACTTATTCCTTGTTTTTTTGATTTTTATTCCATTCCCGTTTCTCTTCTTCACTTTTCAAACAAGCCGCTTCGCGTACTGGATATCGGAGCAGGTACAGGATTGTTTTCTTCTTTTGTCAAAGAAAAATACCCAGATGCTCATTTCACGTTGATTGACGTGTCAGATCAAATGCTTGAAAAAGCTAAGGAGCGCTTTAAAAACGAACAGCATATGGAATTTATTGTATCAGATATAACAAGCTACGAATTTGAGCACTCATTCGACATTGTAATTTCGTCACTTGCTATTCATCATTTAGAAGACGAGCAAAAGCAAAAGCTGTATGGGCAAATTCATAATTTACTGCATACAGGAGGAATATTTATTAATGCCGATCAAGTATTAGGCCATTCTTCTATTATTGAAGAGTTATATAAAAAAGACTGGAGTGAAAGAATTGCCGCAAGCGGATTAACGCATGAGCAAATTAAGGCTGCTCATGAACGTACGAAGTTAGATAAAATGGCAACTTTACATGATCAGTTAAATTGGCTAACAGCAAGCGGGTTTAGCACGGTGGATTGCATCTATAAATTTTTTAATTTTGTTGTAATGTATGCTCAAAAATAA
- the rpiA gene encoding ribose-5-phosphate isomerase RpiA: MIEKQAVGEKAAQFVEDGMIVGLGTGSTAYYTIVKLGERVKNGLNIKAVPTSQKTEELARKLGIPIVTLADVEYIDIAIDGADEVDSELSLIKGGGGALLREKMIAYAAKRFIVIADSKKIVKTLGAFPLPVEVIRFGWEMTAKHIRSAGCVPQLRLLDDHTPFITDNGNYILDCHFSEIENPAVLEKQLTMIPGVVESGLFVGMTEEVITVQKQEVHIIKK; encoded by the coding sequence ATGATTGAAAAACAAGCAGTTGGTGAAAAAGCAGCACAATTTGTTGAAGATGGAATGATTGTAGGGCTAGGAACAGGTTCAACAGCTTATTATACAATTGTCAAACTAGGTGAACGAGTAAAAAATGGATTAAACATCAAAGCGGTTCCTACTTCTCAAAAAACAGAAGAACTGGCAAGGAAACTAGGTATTCCTATTGTTACCTTAGCGGATGTTGAATATATTGATATAGCAATTGACGGAGCGGATGAAGTGGATAGCGAGCTTTCTTTAATTAAAGGAGGAGGAGGCGCGCTGCTTCGAGAAAAAATGATTGCGTACGCAGCGAAGCGGTTTATCGTGATTGCGGATTCTAAGAAAATAGTGAAGACGCTAGGAGCTTTTCCTCTTCCTGTTGAAGTTATACGTTTTGGCTGGGAAATGACGGCGAAGCATATTCGCAGTGCAGGTTGTGTACCGCAGCTTAGGCTTTTAGATGATCATACGCCGTTTATCACTGATAACGGAAATTATATTCTAGACTGCCATTTTTCAGAAATTGAAAATCCTGCTGTGCTGGAAAAACAGCTTACAATGATTCCAGGCGTAGTAGAAAGCGGTTTGTTTGTAGGAATGACGGAGGAAGTCATTACCGTACAAAAACAAGAGGTTCATATCATAAAAAAATAG
- a CDS encoding L,D-transpeptidase family protein: MANRISRTTIVLIAAILALACLFVGVPKTEAASTPSHLIIINKATNKLAYYQNGSLVRTFSVATGRTQSLTPEGHFKVVNKIVNRPYYSGNIPGGDPRNPLGNRWLGLNARGTYGTTYAIHGNNNPASIGKYVSSGCVRMYDEEVAWLFSKVTVGTPVVITTSSKSFNDIAAANGYNVSGNSGSTPAPSTGTVLKKGSKGNAVKELQQKLTSLGYNTKGTDGVFGANTDSAVRKFQKDHGLTADGIVGPATYKALGNPGTNPTPTNPTNPKPTNPPADTTINTKQTLKKGSKGSNVQALQKKLTALGYDTKGTDGIFGANTEAAVRKFQKDNKLAVDGVAGPNTLTAISKR; the protein is encoded by the coding sequence ATGGCAAATAGAATATCAAGAACAACAATCGTACTCATAGCGGCTATCCTAGCTCTAGCCTGCTTGTTTGTAGGCGTTCCAAAAACAGAAGCTGCTTCAACACCATCTCATTTAATTATCATTAACAAAGCAACAAATAAACTCGCTTATTACCAAAATGGTTCACTTGTCCGAACGTTTTCAGTCGCAACAGGACGCACGCAGTCTCTTACACCAGAGGGCCATTTCAAAGTAGTGAATAAAATTGTCAATCGCCCTTATTACTCAGGGAACATTCCTGGTGGAGACCCTAGAAACCCTCTTGGCAACCGCTGGCTGGGTCTAAATGCAAGAGGTACATACGGCACGACGTATGCTATTCATGGAAATAATAATCCTGCTTCCATTGGCAAATATGTAAGCAGCGGATGCGTTCGTATGTACGATGAAGAAGTGGCATGGTTATTTAGTAAAGTGACCGTCGGTACACCGGTTGTGATTACAACTTCTTCTAAATCATTTAATGACATTGCAGCAGCAAACGGGTACAACGTTTCTGGAAACTCAGGTTCTACTCCAGCTCCTTCTACAGGAACTGTTTTAAAGAAAGGCAGTAAAGGAAATGCAGTTAAAGAACTTCAGCAGAAGCTAACTTCACTTGGCTATAACACAAAAGGTACGGACGGTGTGTTCGGTGCCAATACAGATTCAGCTGTGCGTAAGTTCCAAAAAGACCACGGCTTAACGGCTGACGGTATTGTTGGGCCAGCGACGTATAAAGCTTTAGGAAACCCTGGAACCAACCCGACACCAACAAATCCGACAAATCCAAAGCCAACAAATCCACCAGCGGATACAACAATTAACACAAAACAAACGCTTAAAAAAGGAAGCAAAGGCAGCAATGTTCAAGCTCTTCAAAAGAAATTAACGGCGCTTGGCTATGATACAAAAGGCACGGACGGTATCTTCGGCGCCAATACAGAAGCTGCTGTGCGTAAGTTTCAAAAAGACAATAAGCTAGCAGTGGACGGCGTGGCCGGACCTAATACGTTAACTGCTATTTCCAAACGCTAA
- a CDS encoding DUF4181 domain-containing protein: protein MYILIILVAAAVLADVILRKVLDIPRSKFWGKYEYESLALGRWDKYVTIAFVLCLLFDMIFMFVEPYIVSFLFLVVNILLKSIDEWKYKQETKEYVTSFVQMGFFFTAFVLLVSGIV, encoded by the coding sequence ATGTATATATTAATAATACTTGTAGCAGCAGCGGTCTTAGCAGACGTTATCTTGAGAAAAGTCCTTGATATCCCTCGCAGCAAATTTTGGGGAAAATATGAGTATGAAAGTCTAGCTTTAGGCCGATGGGATAAATATGTGACGATAGCTTTTGTTCTTTGTCTGTTATTTGATATGATCTTTATGTTTGTAGAGCCTTATATCGTATCTTTCCTATTTTTAGTCGTGAATATTTTGTTAAAAAGTATAGATGAATGGAAATACAAACAAGAAACGAAAGAGTACGTAACAAGCTTTGTACAGATGGGATTCTTCTTTACAGCTTTTGTTCTATTAGTCAGCGGAATTGTATAG
- a CDS encoding fumarylacetoacetate hydrolase family protein produces MKLVNIIEQGKEQAAILDNDSILLIEDINAKYLTNWSTTIWDLIQYKELRHLETWYAHNKFGMNSSFPALHLQGRKTAPIISNPSKLLGIGFNYAASEEKLKDYDRAIDPVSFLKPATAIIGPDDSIRIPKQSYKTTAEAELAVVIGETCKDIEPDEAMNVIAGYTSAIDVTAADIHAANHRYLMRAKSFDTFCSIGSEFITKESISNVKSLQVRTLLNGDMQHENTVSNMIYDIAYCVSFFSKVMTLHPGDIILTGTPGPAVIEDGDCIECHIEGMLPLKNKVKDMKKVPQQI; encoded by the coding sequence ATGAAGTTAGTAAATATAATAGAGCAAGGGAAAGAACAAGCAGCTATTTTAGACAATGACAGCATTCTGCTTATAGAAGATATTAATGCTAAATATTTAACAAACTGGTCTACAACAATTTGGGATCTTATTCAATATAAAGAACTTCGCCACCTTGAAACATGGTACGCCCATAATAAATTTGGTATGAACAGCTCTTTTCCCGCACTGCACTTGCAGGGCAGAAAAACAGCTCCTATCATTAGTAATCCGTCAAAATTGTTAGGCATTGGATTTAATTATGCAGCTTCTGAAGAAAAACTAAAAGACTACGACCGTGCCATTGATCCAGTTAGTTTTTTAAAACCCGCAACCGCCATTATTGGACCAGATGACAGCATTCGTATTCCAAAGCAGTCCTACAAAACAACGGCTGAAGCGGAACTAGCGGTGGTAATCGGCGAAACGTGTAAGGATATAGAGCCAGATGAAGCCATGAACGTAATTGCTGGCTATACGTCAGCCATTGACGTAACCGCAGCTGATATTCATGCGGCGAATCATCGCTACTTAATGCGAGCAAAAAGCTTTGATACATTTTGCAGTATAGGCTCAGAGTTTATCACAAAAGAAAGCATATCAAACGTGAAATCACTTCAAGTGCGCACATTGCTAAACGGAGACATGCAGCATGAAAACACCGTGTCTAATATGATTTACGACATCGCATACTGTGTTTCATTTTTCTCAAAAGTCATGACGCTGCATCCAGGTGATATTATCTTAACCGGAACGCCGGGACCCGCTGTTATTGAAGACGGGGACTGTATTGAATGCCATATTGAAGGCATGCTTCCATTAAAAAATAAAGTGAAAGATATGAAGAAAGTGCCTCAGCAAATCTAG
- a CDS encoding amidase yields the protein MKDTWNAFIDSDLYVPPTGMGMLNNLSFALKDVFDVQGHISSAGNPDWLATHQPASEHADVVAALLKEGAALKGVTHTDELMYGLNGENAHYGTPVNPKGADRIPGGSSSGSAVAVAAGITDFAIGTDTGGSVRIPSSYCGIFGYRPSHGRISTNGLIPLAPSFDTVGVMARDGHTLQKVGAVLLNSTSRASGFTRLYVATDVMELVDEQSMQALAPPIKHVMKSFSTTEEIVIAPQGFSTYMETFRLLQGKEIWQTHGEWIQKENPTFGDDIGSRFQWASTLTLLNMNYIEEKRRELRYFMYSQLGEDGILVLPTAPGPAPIKDAKGPELENRRLRTLQMTCVAGLSGLPQVTIPAGELDGLPIGLSFIAGYNQDEKLLNWVKENSDHIIQASVRSVS from the coding sequence ATGAAAGATACGTGGAACGCATTTATAGACAGTGATCTTTACGTACCTCCAACGGGAATGGGGATGTTAAATAACTTGAGTTTTGCGTTAAAAGACGTATTTGATGTACAAGGACATATATCAAGTGCAGGAAATCCTGATTGGCTCGCCACGCATCAGCCTGCAAGCGAACATGCAGATGTAGTAGCTGCTCTTTTAAAAGAAGGAGCTGCACTGAAGGGAGTTACGCACACGGACGAGCTTATGTACGGACTAAATGGAGAAAACGCGCATTATGGAACACCGGTAAACCCAAAAGGCGCAGATCGAATTCCGGGAGGCTCTTCGAGCGGATCAGCGGTTGCTGTCGCAGCGGGAATAACTGATTTTGCGATTGGAACAGATACTGGAGGATCGGTTCGAATTCCGTCAAGCTACTGCGGTATTTTTGGGTATCGTCCTTCTCACGGACGCATTTCTACAAACGGTCTAATTCCACTTGCTCCAAGCTTTGATACAGTTGGTGTAATGGCTAGAGACGGCCACACTCTGCAAAAAGTAGGAGCGGTTTTATTGAACTCAACGTCGCGTGCTAGCGGTTTTACAAGACTTTATGTAGCAACAGACGTTATGGAACTTGTGGATGAACAAAGCATGCAAGCTCTTGCACCACCTATTAAGCACGTAATGAAGTCTTTTTCTACTACAGAAGAAATAGTAATTGCCCCCCAGGGTTTTTCTACATATATGGAAACTTTTCGTTTGCTGCAAGGAAAAGAAATTTGGCAAACGCACGGAGAATGGATTCAAAAAGAAAACCCAACGTTTGGAGACGATATCGGAAGCCGCTTTCAATGGGCGAGCACTCTTACCTTATTAAATATGAATTATATAGAAGAAAAGCGTCGTGAACTTCGCTATTTTATGTACTCACAGCTTGGAGAAGACGGAATATTAGTGCTTCCTACAGCTCCAGGACCCGCGCCTATAAAAGATGCAAAAGGACCGGAGTTAGAAAACAGAAGATTGCGAACACTTCAAATGACGTGTGTTGCCGGACTAAGCGGACTTCCGCAAGTTACGATACCTGCGGGAGAACTAGACGGTTTGCCAATCGGCTTATCTTTTATTGCGGGATACAACCAAGATGAAAAATTATTAAATTGGGTAAAAGAAAACAGCGATCATATCATTCAAGCATCGGTAAGGAGCGTATCATGA
- a CDS encoding LysR family transcriptional regulator, producing the protein MEIKWLKTFIIAASYENFRQASEDLFLTQPAVSKHIQRLQQELGAELFEKKGKYITLTEAGRFFLPHAQKMVRAYEEGVGNFKLWKQGYNRKLAISAAPQIAASVLPSLIKQFVERYPHIEVTVNITNSFQVGKDISDRSSDIGLTRMLPGQADVFYELIHKEKAVLVAPFSAEARTEQELLSSYRLLTNNHPVYWEDLLLQIKACYPHIQLLPVTQVEITKRFIEEGLGVSYLPFSMVKKEVENQTLSVISQQKIIRPSSHTYIVTKGETEETKQFKHFVAETLTETS; encoded by the coding sequence ATGGAGATCAAATGGTTAAAAACATTCATCATAGCGGCTTCTTATGAAAATTTCAGGCAAGCGTCTGAAGATTTATTTTTAACACAGCCTGCTGTATCAAAGCATATTCAGCGACTGCAGCAAGAGTTAGGTGCTGAGCTTTTTGAAAAAAAAGGTAAATACATCACGCTGACTGAGGCAGGACGCTTTTTTTTGCCTCATGCTCAAAAAATGGTGAGGGCATATGAAGAAGGAGTAGGAAATTTTAAGTTATGGAAGCAAGGATATAACCGAAAACTGGCTATATCCGCTGCTCCTCAAATAGCAGCATCTGTTTTACCAAGCCTCATCAAACAATTTGTAGAGAGATATCCCCATATTGAAGTAACGGTTAATATCACAAATTCGTTTCAAGTGGGAAAAGACATCAGCGACAGAAGTTCAGATATTGGATTAACAAGGATGCTTCCGGGTCAGGCAGACGTTTTTTATGAGTTAATTCATAAAGAAAAAGCAGTCTTAGTTGCCCCGTTTTCTGCAGAGGCACGTACGGAACAGGAGCTGTTATCTTCCTACCGGCTGCTTACGAATAATCATCCTGTTTATTGGGAAGATTTACTCCTTCAAATCAAGGCTTGTTATCCTCACATTCAGCTGCTTCCTGTGACGCAAGTAGAAATTACAAAGCGCTTTATTGAAGAAGGTTTAGGCGTATCTTATTTGCCATTTTCTATGGTGAAAAAGGAAGTTGAAAATCAAACGTTAAGCGTCATTTCACAGCAAAAAATTATCCGGCCTTCTTCACATACGTATATCGTAACAAAAGGTGAAACGGAAGAAACAAAGCAGTTTAAGCACTTTGTAGCTGAGACCTTAACAGAAACGAGTTGA
- a CDS encoding M50 family metallopeptidase, with translation MEQSTTLFLFILLAFVLTRGIPFIGSFAPSINTLLRHIGRYFSNLNTMFHEDGHALMGLIVGKGVNRIELYTNNEGVAVTATYAGSRGWLPRVIIALAGYPFSSAMAYLFFYLLVHNHYDWLFYGLGSVVVINLLLWVRNGYGIVWLFSIGLILGGIYYLQDPQLMRYSMMFVGALLLVESLFSAFIIFVLSIKYPNDAGDATSLKQLTHLSARFWGFLFFAQAVYVAYLIFHLIY, from the coding sequence ATGGAACAATCTACTACGCTTTTCTTATTTATTTTATTAGCTTTTGTGCTAACAAGAGGCATTCCATTTATAGGTTCATTTGCTCCTAGCATTAATACACTGCTTAGGCATATTGGACGTTATTTTTCAAATTTAAATACGATGTTTCATGAAGATGGCCACGCGTTAATGGGGCTTATTGTCGGAAAAGGCGTCAATCGCATTGAGCTTTACACCAATAATGAAGGTGTAGCTGTGACTGCCACCTACGCGGGATCCCGTGGATGGCTGCCGCGCGTCATTATTGCCTTAGCCGGCTACCCGTTCAGCTCAGCAATGGCTTATTTGTTTTTCTACCTGCTCGTTCACAACCACTACGACTGGCTTTTTTACGGGTTAGGAAGTGTTGTTGTTATTAATTTACTGCTTTGGGTACGTAACGGATACGGAATTGTATGGCTATTTTCTATCGGTTTGATCCTCGGAGGCATCTATTATCTGCAAGATCCACAGCTTATGCGCTACAGCATGATGTTTGTTGGTGCACTGTTACTTGTAGAATCTCTATTTTCCGCCTTTATTATTTTTGTGTTAAGCATCAAATACCCAAACGATGCGGGTGACGCTACAAGTTTAAAGCAGCTTACCCATCTTTCAGCACGCTTTTGGGGCTTTTTATTTTTCGCACAGGCCGTTTATGTGGCTTATTTGATTTTTCACCTGATTTATTAA
- a CDS encoding aldo/keto reductase, whose amino-acid sequence MAEKVQIGKSELYVNPIGLGTNAVGGHNLYPNLNEEVGKDLVHKALDNGINLLDTAFIYGPKRSEELIGEVLKERGNREEAVIATKGAHKIVGDEVLLDNSPAFLKQSVEDSLKRLQTDYIDLYYIHFPDKNTPKDEAVGALKELKDEGKIRSIGVSNFSLDQLKEANKDGYVDVVQGQYNLIQREAENDILPYTAANRISFIPYFPLAAGLLAGKYDKNTKFNDLREDMPHFIGEAFQQNLEKVERLRQISNAKGVEVAHLVLAWYLTRDSIDVLIPGAKRADQVLDNLKTLDVQLTSSEIKDIDHIFK is encoded by the coding sequence ATGGCAGAAAAAGTGCAGATTGGAAAATCCGAATTATATGTTAACCCTATTGGACTTGGAACAAACGCTGTAGGAGGACATAACTTATATCCTAACCTAAACGAAGAAGTCGGCAAAGACCTTGTTCATAAGGCGTTAGATAATGGCATTAACCTACTTGATACAGCGTTCATTTATGGTCCTAAACGTTCTGAAGAATTAATTGGCGAAGTACTAAAAGAACGCGGAAATCGTGAAGAAGCGGTGATCGCTACAAAAGGAGCACATAAAATTGTTGGAGATGAAGTACTGCTAGACAATTCTCCTGCATTTTTAAAACAGTCGGTTGAAGATAGCTTAAAACGCCTTCAAACAGATTATATCGATTTATATTATATTCACTTTCCAGATAAAAACACACCTAAAGACGAAGCGGTCGGTGCGTTAAAAGAATTAAAAGATGAAGGAAAGATCCGTTCTATTGGCGTATCAAACTTCTCGTTAGATCAGTTAAAAGAAGCAAATAAAGATGGTTATGTAGACGTGGTACAAGGCCAATATAACTTAATTCAGCGAGAAGCAGAAAACGATATTTTACCTTATACGGCTGCAAACCGCATTTCATTTATTCCATACTTTCCGCTAGCTGCTGGTTTACTTGCTGGGAAATATGATAAAAATACAAAGTTTAATGACCTGCGCGAAGATATGCCTCATTTTATCGGGGAAGCATTTCAGCAAAATCTAGAAAAAGTAGAGCGTCTTCGTCAAATCTCTAACGCGAAAGGCGTAGAAGTAGCTCACCTTGTTCTGGCTTGGTACTTAACGCGCGATTCAATTGATGTGTTAATTCCAGGGGCAAAACGCGCTGATCAAGTACTTGATAACTTAAAAACATTAGATGTTCAGCTCACTTCTTCTGAAATTAAAGACATTGATCATATTTTTAAATAA